One stretch of Pomacea canaliculata isolate SZHN2017 linkage group LG1, ASM307304v1, whole genome shotgun sequence DNA includes these proteins:
- the LOC112569685 gene encoding complement C1q-like protein 3 codes for MSNKWALLFLFTLLSSVLSDPVVRKKRSDDANPLEAVVERLSQQVIAMQSELSVLNSKINTLQTNVAFHAEFSQDPVTLGPLAALIMDRVITNTGSGYDQHTGNFHVPVSGSYMFVVNCMGPIDGYIYVDIVVDDASVDETISHGDTYHWDHVSESIILHLKQGQRVWLKQNENLTKSIRGSHWSTFSGFLIRADP; via the exons ATGAGTAACAAATGggcacttctctttctttttactttattatcgTCCGTCTTGAGTGATCCTGTCGTCAGAAAGAAACGATCGGACGATGCAAATCCTCTGGAAGCTGTCGTAGAAAGGCTCTCGCAGCAAGTCATTGCCATGCAATCAGAGCTCAGTGTTTTAAATTCTAAAATCa ATACTCTGCAGACAAATGTTGCTTTCCACGCTGAGTTCAGCCAGGATCCTGTTACCCTCGGACCCTTAGCTGCTCTGATCATGGACAGGGTAATCACCAATACAGGGAGCGGATACGACCAGCATACGGGCAACTTTCACGTGCCGGTATCCGGATCTTACATGTTTGTGGTAAACTGCATGGGACCTATAGACGGTTATATCTATGTGGACATTGTGGTCGATGATGCGTCAGTAGATGAAACCATCTCTCATGGTGATACATATCACTGGGACCACGTGAGTGAAAGCATcatccttcatctgaagcaagGGCAGAGAGTGTGGCTGAAGCAAAACGAAAACTTAACCAAGAGCATCAGGGGATCGCATTGGAGCACGTTTTCTGGATTTCTAATCAGAGCAGATCCTTAG